The sequence CGACCGGTTCACCGTGATGCTGTACATCGGGAACATCCTCGTCGCGGGCGTCTTCCAGACCGCGCTGGCGGTGATCTCCTACCGCGATCCGGATGTCGCGCTGGAATCCGATCCGCCGACGATCGAGTCGGTCCGGGCCTCGCTGTCGAACGCGGTGCTGCTCGCGGTGAGCCTCGCCGTGGTCGCGGTCTTCCCCAGCATCTCGTATTTCGCGCTGTTGCTGCTCTTCCTGGAGGCTCCGGTCGACAGGTTCTGGAGGCTTGTCGGAGTCTGAGCGACTCCTTCTTGGATCGGCGGAGAGCGCGGCCGGTCGGTGGCGGTGGCCGCGCGGCGGTAGCCCTTATCAAGGTTTAACCCCTCGCGCGTCATGCTCGGCGGCATGCGTGTACTGATCGTTGAGGACGAGCGGGTGCTCGCGGACACGATCGCCGAGGGCCTGCGGGACGAGGCGATGGCCGTGGACGTGGTGTACGACGGCGACGACGCGCTGGAGCGGGCCTCCTACAACGAGTACGACGTGGTGGTCCTCGACCGGGACCTGCCGACGGTGCACGGCGACGACGTGTGCCGGGAGCTGGTGGGGCGGCGGAGTCCCGTGCGGATCCTGATGCTGACCGCGGCGGGCGACGTCGACGACCGCGTGGACGGGCTGACGCTCGGCGCCGACGACTACCTGCCGAAGCCGTTCGTGTTCGGCGAGCTGGTGGCGCGGGTGCGGGCGCTGGCGCGCAGGTCGGGGCCGCCGGTGCCGCCCGTCCTCGAGGGGCGGGGCATCCGGCTCGATCCGCACCGGCGCAGGGCGGCGCGGGACGGCCGGGAGCTGCGGCTGACGAACAAGGAGTTCGCCGTGCTGGAGGAGCTGCTGCGGGCGGAGGGCGGCGTGGTGAGCGCCGAGCGGCTGCTGGAGCGGGCGTGGGACGAGAACATCGACCCGTTCAGCAACATCGTCCGGGTCACGATGGCGACGCTGCGCCGCAAGCTCGGGCAGCCACCGGTGATCGAGACGGTGACCGGGTCCGGATACAGGCTGGAGGGGCGATGAAGAGGCTGAGCGTCAGGACGCGGCTCACGCTGGTGTACGGGTCGCTGTTCCTCGTCACGTCGGCGGCGCTGGTCGCGGTGACGTACCTGCTGACCGTCAGGACGATGGACGACCGGTTCCCCTCGCGCCAGAACGTGGACGCGACGACGATCACCCGGCTGCGCGCGCTGGCCGTGGGCGGGGACGTCAGCGATCTGGTGCGGTTGAAGGCCGACGCCGATCGGGAGCTGGCGCGGCAGAAGCACGACGTCCTGGAGCAGCTGCTGCAGAGCTCCCTGGTGACGATGCTGGTCCTCGGCGTCCTGGCCGTGGTGATCGGGTACGTGGTGGCGGGGCGGATGCTCCGGCCGCTGCACACGGTGACCGCGACGGCGCGGCGGCTGTCGGAGAGCAACCTGTACGAGCGGATCGCGCTGGACGGCCCGCAGGACGAGATCAAGGATCTGGCCGACACCTTCGACCGGATGCTGGACCGGCTGAACCGCGCGTTCGACGCCCAGCGCCGGTTCGTCGCGAACGCCTCGCACGAGCTGCGCACGCCGCTGACCATCAACCGGACGGTGCTGGAGGTCGCGCTCGCGAGCCGCAGGAGCCCGCCGGAGACCAGGGCGCTCGCGGACGTCCTGCTCGGCAACACCGCACGCCACGAGCGGCTCATCGAGGGGCTGCTGCTGCTCGCGAGGTCCGAGAGGGAGCTGGCCACGCGGGTCGGCACGCCGCTGCGGGACGTGGTGCGCAGCGCGCTCGACCAGCTCGACGCGCAGGTGGAGGAG is a genomic window of Actinomadura citrea containing:
- a CDS encoding sensor histidine kinase, which encodes MKRLSVRTRLTLVYGSLFLVTSAALVAVTYLLTVRTMDDRFPSRQNVDATTITRLRALAVGGDVSDLVRLKADADRELARQKHDVLEQLLQSSLVTMLVLGVLAVVIGYVVAGRMLRPLHTVTATARRLSESNLYERIALDGPQDEIKDLADTFDRMLDRLNRAFDAQRRFVANASHELRTPLTINRTVLEVALASRRSPPETRALADVLLGNTARHERLIEGLLLLARSERELATRVGTPLRDVVRSALDQLDAQVEEAGVDVEARLGPAAVTGDPVLLERCAVNLLENAVKYNVGDGRVWVRTGVRDGEAFLQVVNTGRPVPSYEVATIFEPFRRLRADRTGSRDGAGLGLSIVRAVVAAHGGAIDTVPRPDGGLSITVRLPVAAEPALAA
- a CDS encoding response regulator transcription factor, whose translation is MRVLIVEDERVLADTIAEGLRDEAMAVDVVYDGDDALERASYNEYDVVVLDRDLPTVHGDDVCRELVGRRSPVRILMLTAAGDVDDRVDGLTLGADDYLPKPFVFGELVARVRALARRSGPPVPPVLEGRGIRLDPHRRRAARDGRELRLTNKEFAVLEELLRAEGGVVSAERLLERAWDENIDPFSNIVRVTMATLRRKLGQPPVIETVTGSGYRLEGR